One part of the Desulfonema ishimotonii genome encodes these proteins:
- a CDS encoding zf-HC2 domain-containing protein: MFGFMPTCKEITQTVSESMDRKISLRRRTGMWIHLLMCRYCFRFRKQMLMLRRISRLEDEIHADGGSSPPALSSEARARMKLALQRRVAEPD; the protein is encoded by the coding sequence ATGTTCGGTTTCATGCCGACTTGCAAAGAGATTACGCAGACCGTATCCGAATCAATGGACCGGAAAATATCCCTGCGCCGGCGGACGGGAATGTGGATACATCTGCTGATGTGCCGATACTGTTTCCGTTTCAGAAAACAGATGCTGATGCTTCGGCGCATCAGCCGGCTTGAGGATGAGATTCATGCGGACGGGGGTTCATCTCCCCCCGCGCTTTCATCCGAGGCCAGAGCGCGGATGAAACTCGCCCTGCAGCGCCGGGTGGCAGAGCCGGACTGA